In Osmerus mordax isolate fOsmMor3 chromosome 27, fOsmMor3.pri, whole genome shotgun sequence, the sequence ctctcttctcctccgtccctcctctctctccctctctctctccctctctctccctccctcctctccctccctctcttctcctccccccctccacgccctcccccctcctctccctcctctctacttttacatttacatttacatttagtcatttagcagatgctcttatccagagcgacttacagtaagtacagggacattccccccgagggaagtagggtgaagtgccttgcccaaggacacaacgtcattttgcacggccgggaatcgaaccaacaaccttctactagcccaactccctaaccgctcagccatctgaccccctctctcttcctccctctcttctcctctccctcctctccctcctcctctccctcctctctactctccctccctctcttctcctctcccccctctcccccctcctctccctcctctctactctccctccctctcttctcttctcctctcctctccctcctctctactctccctccctctcttctcttctcttctcctctcctctccctcctctctactctccctccctctcttctcttctcctctcctctccctcctctctactctccctccctctcttctcttctcctctcctctccctcctctctactctccctccctccctccctctccctcctcccccccccccctgtgtgttGGTCTCCAGATGAACTCCATGAACAGTGTCAGCAGTTCAGAAGACATCAAGCCCCCCCCGGGCCTGCAGTCCATGGGGAACATCAACTACCAGTGCACCAGCCCGGGAGGCATGTCCAAACACATCTGCGCCATCTGTGGAGACCGCTCCTCAGGTAAGCACGTCCCAGCCACCACGCCCCGCCACCACCACATTCAGCAGACCGCCTGGAACCCCgctggagaacgagagagagagagagagaggggaagaaggagatggggagatagagaaagagagagagagaggggtgagggagagagagcgacatgaagacagaatgagtgagggatggagaacgacggagagggagagggagagggagagagggagggagggagggagggagggagggagggagggaaagaaagaaagaaagaaagaaagaaagaaagaaaaaatgagAGTGAACATGTATTCAACCACAGTGAACCACAGCCAAATAACAATCGTGAACCACAATTGATACCAGATGGTAAACACAACCTTTCGACTCTTTAACACAGGGAAGCACTATGGCGTGTACAGCTGCGAAGGCTGCAAAGGCTTCTTCAAAAGAACCATCCGGAAGGACCTCACGTACACGTGTCGAGACAGCAAGGAGTGCCTGATTGACAAACGACAGAGGAACCGCTGCCAGTACTGTCGTTATCAGAAGTGCCTAGCCATGGGCATgaagagagaaggtgtgtgtaagtgtgtgcatgagcctggggaggggggagggggggaaagggtgTGCAGTGTCTACGCTCGGCGTGTCAGCGCGCTTTGTGGCACTCGCCACTCATCCTGTTTGCGTATGGCGTCGATAGTTGCGAGACTTTTAACGTTTTCGTCTCAACAACTTTTTTTGGCGTGGCATCGCGGGTAACCCACAGGAAGCGTAACCTTTGCCCTTTGACCCCCCTGTGCAGcggtgcaggaggagaggcagcggGGGAAGGAGCGCGGGGAGAACGAGGTGGAGTCCACCAGCAGCTTCAACGAGGACATGCCCGTGGACAAGATCCTGGACGCGGAGCTGGCCGTGGAGCCCAAGATGGAGTCGTACGCGGAGGGGAGCCCCGGTAACTCTGTACGGACGCTTCAGACAGAACACCACCCAAAACCCGCTATGGTCCACACAGTACACCACCCAACACCTGCTACAGTCAAGACAGAACACCACCCAACACCCACTATGGTCCACACAGTACACCACTCAACAGTGATTTCTTTGACTGTAACCTTTCAGTTACGGCTATACGCTTAATCTATCTCTGAGGAATCCGCACTTTTAACCACCCTGTAGCTGATTGGTTAAACGATTTGTTGAATGATTGGTTGATATAACGGTTGATTGGTTGATTAGTTCAGTGGTTGATTCGATTCACtggacacttacacacacatacagtaaacacatcaTACCGTAGCAGTACATTGAAACGTGGTTGAGCTGTGGTTACCCGTGTGTTCCTGGAGATGAGTGTGTTAaccccccccgtcctctccaccctccagaccAACGACCCGGTGACCAACATCTGCCAGGCAGCAGACAAGCAGCTGTTCACCCTGGTGGAGTGGGCCAAAAGGATCCCCCACTTCTCAGAGCTGCCCCTGGACGACCAGGTCATCCTACTACGAGCAGGTACGacaccgcacgcacacacacacacacgccaacacatGCCTTTCTACAACCCTGgatagtcaaacacacacacactacaacacaTGCCTTTCTGCTAGGTtatcactctcacacaaacacacacacacactgtacaacacATTTACCTTTACACACTTCtgggtactcacacacacacacacgcaggaaacacacaggcccacaaacGAACGCACGCAGTCTATTTCCGTCACCTTGGTGTGTGCATCATAGAATCTGAATTGGCACCTCGTTCCTACACTGAATGTAACTCGAGACAAACATGGTTCTTTGCCAGGGCCCAGTCAGCCTCATTCACAGCCAACCCAaggctgacctctgctggttagaTATTTCACACGGAGGCCTAAatcaaggagagagaaagtagcaCAGTGGCTCTAATGAAGCGCCAAACCCTCATAGCCCGAGGGCCGGGGAGAATAAGaaaacaccacacagacacaaaacactCTCTCTTAGACAAGAAGAATCGTCAATTTTTTCCGTTTTGTTTGTTTCCAGGTTGGAACGAGCTGCTCATCGCCTCCTTCTCCCACCGCTCGGTCACCGTGAAAGACGGGATCTTATTGGCCACGGGGCTCCACGTCCACAGAAGCAGCGCCCACAGCGCCGGCGTCGGCTCCATCTTTGACAGGTGAGCGTCCCGAGCGCCGCGCCGAACACCGCCCGCTGTCCTCGTTCTGCTGCTCCTTGTCGATTGGTCGTTTTTTGTCGTCGTCGTTTTGCTCATGGGGCGTTCCCCTGTCTCCGACAGGGTTCTGACGGAGCTGGTATCCAAGATGAAGGACATGCAGATGGACAAGACTGAGCTGGGCTGTCTGCGGGCCATCGTCCTGTTTAACCCTGGTGAGAatgctcgcacacacgcacacacacacacacgcacacacaccactcctcgTGGCTCTGCTGTGAAGCGCGGGGGAAATAACGCTCTCCGCTCACTCGAGAGGACGTTTCTGTGACGGATCGTAATGGCTGTCAACTCATGACCCTTCATGTTTAATCAACGCGGCATGTGGCCTGTCAGTTATGATTGTTGGTCTGAGGAGGTGGTTTCGGAGGAAATAAACATTCTCACAGTTGTCTCAGACGAATGATTTGTCATTTCCAATAAAGCATCTATGACCGTACTTATGGTCTCATCGGAGCCTTTAAACGTTGCTGGTTCATCTGAGATGTTGCTTGTGTGACCGAGAGGTGATTCGGTGTGTCTGACTGGGACTCTGTTGTGGCTGCAGATGCCAAGGGCTTGTCCAACCCCACAGAGGTAGAGGGGACTGAGGGAGAAGGTCTACGCCTCACTAGAATCATACACCAAACAGAAGTACCCCGACCAGCCCGGCAGGTACGCAAGACATGCCCAGAACACCTAGCCCCAACACTCCACACCAGAACACCTAGCCCCAACACTCCACACCAGAACACCTAGCCCCAACACTCCACACCAGAACACCTAGCCCCAACACTCTACACCAgaacaccctaaccccaacactCCACACCAgaacaccctaaccccaacactCCACACCAGAACACCTAGCCCCAGCACTCCACACCAGAACACCTAGCCCCAACACTCCACACCAgaacaccctaaccccaacactCCACACCAGAACACCTAGCCCCAACACTCTACACCAGAACACCTAGCCCCAACACTCCACACCAgaacaccctaaccccaacactCCACAACAGAACACCTAGCCCCAACACTCCACACCAgaacaccctaaccccaacactCCACCCCAgaacaccctaaccccaacactCCACACCAGAACACCTACAGCCCtgactttctttttcttttcaattATTAGGGAGGATGTATTCAAATATgtcattgttgttgtgttcctcCAGGTTTGCCAAACTGCTGCTCCGCCTCCCTGCGCTACGCTCCATAGGGCTCAAATGTCTGGAGCACCTGTTCTTCTTCAAGCTGATCGGAGACACGCCCATAGATACCTTCCTCATGGAGATGCTTGAAGCGCCACAccagatcacatgacacgagtCCCCCTGTCCCTGTATATACCCCCACAATGTAATTGATATAAAGATGAAACTTGATTCAAGTTGTAAAACGAACACATATTTTGTACCAAGCACAAATTATTATTAATGTCAAAATTTGTATTTTTGGGGGGTCGGTTTGTTTctaagggaggggggtgggtaggTTTAAAAGAAGTAAACTGTTAAAATGAATTCTAATAGAATTAACAGATGTTTTTTTGTAAATAGATAATTTCAGGTGTCCATAAAAGCAAGCCAATGCaatatgaaaaaaatattttattcaaaGATTAATTGTATAAAACGGAAACCATCCCTacatttctaaaatgcattttaGAATTTTGCCAGAATAAAATTATTTAAAATGCACGTGTTTATATATCGTTTGTGGCTTCCTTTTGCACACAGCAAATGAATACCATGCAGTTTTACTCCAGTTACCAGTAGATGGCGAGAGCACTCCTGGTGGAAGGATTCAAGAGCGCTAGCTTGAGATTCACAATATTTGAGTCATAGGTTTAGTCTAGATCATTAAATTAAGTCTATGGCATGCCTCTTGCATTTTCAGCCTATTATGCAAACACCAAAAAGACGCAATTTATTGAAACTTGATGAGCATAGGCATACTAAGTGTTTTGCcttgcattaaaaaaaaaattgtgaggGACAATTTGAAGGCTTAATTTTATCAAAGGCATCTCACTTTAAGCTTTTAATCTTCCAGTAAAGGTGAGTAAAAGTTGTATGCGTCCAGTTGACAACTCTTTCAACCGTATTTTATAGGACACGGGGGGTGTGGGAGGCATGAGAGATGGCGAGGGGAACAGGGATTGAAGAAGACGTTCCTTCTTAATGCGCAGGTATCCGTAGGCACagatctatctatctctctctctctctctctctccctctctccctctcactgacTAATGGGTTAATTGATAGATAAATAGGCCTATTCAATAACTACTACACACGGAGGAGGAACTGGAATCGACCGCCTGAAGCAGAGAAAGTTATTATCTCCGGTTCTCCTGGCCACTCTGTGCTCTTGTTGTTTGTCCGATCATCTATTATCAAAAATATCGGAAATAAATTCATACAGAACTGAACATAACAACTCAACAAATTGAATGGTAGGTTGGCTATTGTTTGATTCTCGTTAATCAAGATTGCTTACAGGTAGACAACACTGAACTGTCTGAATTTAAACTGTTCcttgatgaatgaatgaacctAACCATTTTTGCGTCGGATCTAAATTAATTTGATCTTTACGACCATGTAAAACTTTAGTTGTTTATTATTTGTACATTGTACATTTTTGTTCTCATTATTTGCAAAGATGAAAACATTGTTTCCCCTTTTAGAATTTTGCTTAGATAAAACCATGGTGGAACACCCTACGTCTTTACTTGGTGAGCAGAGAATTTTGTTTAATGACTTTTGCAATTATTAATATTTTTGTGAGCAGTTAGATTTCACAAACTTAACAAATTCGTGTTTTTACAtgttatatttaaaaaaaacgtgTAGGTAGATAGTAGATGCTCTTAAAGTGTTAGCCTTTTGTCAAAGTTACCCATTGTAGACTACACATTCTTAGGCctataatataaaaaaaaaatacattgaatGAAACTTTCTCACTTAATTTGACATTTACATGATTTGATATTCTATTTGTAATATTAGTGTTTTCGTTTTACAGTGGCCAATCCTAAATCCATCATTACATTCTCTTGCAGGCTTGACAGAAAGGACAGTGTGCGCGGGATGCCACCGTCTCATTCGTGATAAATACCTGCTCAGAGTGAACGACGGGCTGTGGCACGAGCGGTGCGTGCGCTGCGTGGCTTGCGGTGACCCGTTAAAGAATTCTTGCTTTTTGCGAGACAAGAAACTCTATTGCAAGCTGGACTATGCGAAGTAAGTGCTGGTTGAACTGTcttatagttttttttgttgttgcgttGAATACATTTCGGCAGCTTCAAAATTAgctgacacacagaaacaatgcTCAAATAGGCCTCTTAATTCGGAATCTCTAAATGTAAGTTTTCCTTGTCTGAAACAtactaaatataaaaatacctaTTTTATAATGTTTTGACATAGGCCATAATATAAAGAAAATTCTGAAGCTTGATCATTTGATATCTTTATGAATATAAAATTAAGATGAAAAATCTGATTTGGTATGAGCCTACATTTAGTTAATGTCAGTTAGTTATGTCATCTTAGTCAAGCCAGAAAACTATGATTGGACAAAGTGACCTGCTTGATGTCCAATTGtaaaagagaaaataaacaaaCCCAGTTATTTAGCTAATTACGAACCCAGTTATTCAGATGCATTTTATTGTAACGTGATCACTTTAGAATGCCATTACATTTACAATACATCACAGGTAATGATTTATTGAATGAGCATGAGAACATTGAACAGGAAACATTTTGCAGACAATTCCTGCTTCCATGTCAAGAATTGCATTTAGTAGCATGAATATTTGAGGCTGCACTGGCAGATATTTGATTCGCATCAAACCACTTAAGTCTGAGAGCTTGTGTCCCTGTTGCCCTtgactagctgtgtgtgtgtgtgtatgtgtgtgtgtgtgtgtgtgtgtgtgtgtgtgtgtatgtgtacatatgAAGGATAAAATGTGTATGTGATTGATTCATAGGTTTCTTTAATTTCAGATAAAgagattttagatttttttcacTTACACTTAAAcactaaatacattttcagcttttttcagTTTGTCTAGGTCATTTTAAATTGGGATAGTTCTTCGATTTTCTAGTTTGTCAGTgtacgtgtggtgtgtgtctttatttgtgagtgtgtgtgtctctgtgtatagGATTGTGTGTATGAGTCCAGGGATTGTAACACAATGCACCTTGGAGAACAAGGTGACTGCAGGAGGAAGGGGCGTTGTGGGCCCTGGAATgtgagaacacacaaacacacacacacacacactcacacctccacaTACAGACAGAGCACGATCTGGGGTAGAGCTCAACTGACACATTGTCAAAATGTGTTACATTTTCAAGATCCATTGGTGTGGCAATGGCAAGCTGGGCACAGCATATGGCATCGTCAgatagaaccccccccccacacacacacctcaccccattccctcacacacacacacacacacacacactccattccctcacacacacacacacacacacacacttctatctAAATACTCTCACCTTAGAGCCAAgcagaaaatgttctcaaagcTCACATTATATGAACAATTTGGTCATGGTCACCTGCCAAGCAAACAGCGAGACTGAAAACATCGTGAGCACTCGGCGGTAGGAAAACATTTCCCACTCAGTTCATTAGACTTCGGTGCCCAGGTACACTATCTCAGCGGCTAACACAGCGAAGGGAAAACACACCAGAACAGCCCTAACCACGTTTTCGATCACCATGTTTTCTCcttcacaaaaaaacaaacaagaaaaactCATACGTAACGTCTCCAGCATTTTTGTTCGAAAGCGGACAAAATCTATGGGGTTGACGAGGGGGAATGCCTGGCTGGCCGGCTCTCAGAAGATTGGGGGtctgatgaggagggggagacggaggacGGAGGACAGAGGGGGCCATATGTTAGAGGGGGAACCCACCAGGAGAGTCGTGGGGTTTGGCGTgaacttttttggggggacgGTGGCAACACGAGATGTAGCATTCTGTGCCATGGCATCTGGCTGGATGGTCTCGCGCTCaggtgtaccccccccccacacacacacacacacagcctcccccccacccaagaTGAGCAATGGGAGGGCGCCCACCCGACCGTGAGATATCTGACCTGACCAATTAGCAGGAGGCCTGGTGCCAGGCCCCATCTCTTCACCCCCTCTCCACGTTCCCCTGCTGTACAGTCCAGGGTTCTGGGTTAGGGTCCTGTcatctccccccactctctttctattccttcttccctctctctctctctctctctctctctctctctctctctctctctctctctctctctctctctcctctctctctctctttctctctctctctctctctctctctctctctctctctctctctctctctctctctctctctctctctctctctctccctctctctcgccctctccatcccacacacacacatcttggcCTGCTACGGTCTCAGAGTTGAGAGAGATCCGAAACGGGGTCAGCAGCGTTCTCtgtaccccctcctccaggatcaGCCCATTGTGTCCGCGGTGAGGGCTGACGGACAGATCGAGAGTCTGATTGGCTGGATCGTCACGGGAGAGGAGACGGACTGAACGGTCCAGTTGGTTGATAGATTGGACAGCAGATGGGGTGGTCAGATCAGCGGTCAGATCAGCGGTCCACTTGACCCTCAGGTCCTTATCTGATCCgcgggctgtgtttgtgtgtgttcgccAGGTTCACCTGATCTAGAAACAGGATCCATCTACATGTCCAGCAGCAGACTGCAGCAAAGGTCAGGTTTAGAAGCCAGCCCAGGAACAACACATCAATCTGGCcaacgcgtgcgtgcgtgtgtacctgcatgatcctgcgtgcgtgcgtgcgtgtgggtaCGTGCATATACCTGTGTGTACAtgagtatactgtgtgtgtgtctgtgtgagggtgtgtgcgtatacctgtgggagtgtgtgttcacgagtgtgtgtgtgtgtgcgtgcatctgtGCATTGGACTCACAACACTCTGACCTAAATGCTGCTGCATGAGAAAGCTCCTCTCTCCAGATAGATGGCTGGCTCATTCTACCTTGTTGTTTAAATTCACCGTGACCGATTCTTTCTCTGAGTGTTCCACTCTTCCTGGCAGGAACTCTGCGCCGATAATGTCAATGGAAACGTTTAAATATTAACCACCTCGACTCCCCCTGCATAGGAGAGGCCCCTGTCTCAGCCTGGGCAGTAACAAGCCTGTGAATCACCATGGTAAACTCTCACCTGCGGGACCATGTGCTGACTAGACTGTTCCGCTAGTGTTACCATGAGCACTGATAGCATTATAACAGACTTCTACATGTGAGGTGTTAGCAAGCACGGCGTTATGGTGAGGGAACAGCCTATAGTGTGACCAACAGTGCAGCAAGGAGactgtaaaaaatgtaaaaaatatatattatatacattTTGTATATAATATATCGAGTCTGCAACTTGGTACTGCGTCACAAACGAACAATCTCAAAAAGAACGCCGTGAAACATTGTTGTGTTAACCTGTACATGATACACTTTCTTTGACATTCTCTACTGTGATGCACGCATTTTTATCAGAGGAATGCACATTCCATGGACTTCCCTGCGTCCATGTGAAAGATCATCGGCCTAGCATGGATGCTGCCGGCCAGACAGTCTGGATTGGTCAGCCATCCAGTCTGACTCTTCAGAGCTTCTTAGAATGAGCTCTACGGTTTCCCTGGCGACCCCACGGCAACACTAATATCTCCCAGCAATGCCAAGCTTCTGGATGTTGTCGTTCACACCTATTCATAATGGCGTTTTTTTTCTACTTAATttcaatgtttgtttgtgtctgtctaccCAATATACAACTTGCACCTGCTTGCAACTTGCATTTGGAAACCTTTTTTCCGAAATGAATCCCGTTCTTCACAGGAAAAGAAACGTTGCTGATACTAACACACTGCTGTCTGTTCACCTCCGGAAAAGTGTTTTACTATTCGACTTTTTCAGCGCTTGTCTGTCAATCTTTAGGAACATTGAGACGTGAGTCGTCAAGCATTGTGCTAAAGAGAGCAGTCACCAGCTCACGTATCTATGGCGACTCCGCTGGTGACCTAATCAAATCgggaaccccccccaccccctcacacccaGAGCGATGACGCACCATCCTGCCTGACAGACCCACGAAGCCGCCGTGCCAAAGAGGGACACAATGGACCCTCCGCGAGGGGGTCGGCTGTGCTTTTGTCCCACCCTGGTTAAGCAGACTTAGGGATAATTCCGGGGATAATTCCCGGGAACAgcagcccagcctctcccacCGGGAACCctgaacctccccccccccccccccacagggctGGAGCCACGGCCCGCGGAGCCCCTCAATCTCTGGTTgccgaggccccccccccccccggggaggGGGCCTCGGACACGGCAGCCAGAGGCTCTCAGGCTTAGCCCCCACTGGCCCTGGTTGCCAGGCGCTAAGACGCACACTCGCGACTCTAGGGGTATGTGTCTGAGTGTCTGGGGaggttggaggggggagagggggggagggggggagaggggggtgactgactgacagcTAAACCCGGCTAGCGTCTTGGTTCGAGGCCTCCAAGGGAACATGCGAAGGgctgctgagggaggagagcttGACGGCGAACTGTCAGGtgactggacagagagagagagagagagagagagagagagagagggagagagaggagctgttttcactaactctctctctccct encodes:
- the rxrgb gene encoding LOW QUALITY PROTEIN: retinoic acid receptor RXR-gamma-B (The sequence of the model RefSeq protein was modified relative to this genomic sequence to represent the inferred CDS: deleted 1 base in 1 codon) translates to MWHSMASPTAVGSPGREPGYSHYSSGPMNTAHSHHQPMGTGGHPSVISTSRPLQSPMSTLGSPMNGLASPYSVITSSLGSPSISLPSTPGMNFGALNSPPVRDCMMNSMNSVSSSEDIKPPPGLQSMGNINYQCTSPGGMSKHICAICGDRSSGKHYGVYSCEGCKGFFKRTIRKDLTYTCRDSKECLIDKRQRNRCQYCRYQKCLAMGMKREAVQEERQRGKERGENEVESTSSFNEDMPVDKILDAELAVEPKMESYAEGSPGNSTNDPVTNICQAADKQLFTLVEWAKRIPHFSELPLDDQVILLRAGWNELLIASFSHRSVTVKDGILLATGLHVHRSSAHSAGVGSIFDRVLTELVSKMKDMQMDKTELGCLRAIVLFNPDAKGLSNPTEVEGLREKVYASLESYTKQKYPDQPGRFAKLLLRLPALRSIGLKCLEHLFFFKLIGDTPIDTFLMEMLEAPHQIT